A genomic window from Dermacentor silvarum isolate Dsil-2018 chromosome 9, BIME_Dsil_1.4, whole genome shotgun sequence includes:
- the LOC119463844 gene encoding juvenile hormone acid O-methyltransferase-like, with protein MKILLPNVPDNVERIVGVDVCANMVSYAREHNSHPKLAYEQLDITGDVSEFLSLYGPFDRLYCFNSLNRVKDQLTAWRNMAKLLKPGGECLLFYGAWYVTPEIWRALAKKERWSRFVELWEGLIPLSQDMGSTDDRLNYVRSLAKDAGLELRSCEMAHIYLPMQQWSGMLTALIPGNKTLTAEERQVLIQDANEELQNWLRGRKNPLLADNYVIHGIKPMTQ; from the exons ATGAAGATCCTTCTGCCCAACGTTCCAGACAACGTAGAGAGAATTGTAGGGGTGGACGTGTGCGCAAACATGGTTTCCTACGCCCGGGAGCACAATTCTCATCCAAAGCTAGCGTACGAGCAGCTGGACATAACAGGAGACGTCTCCGAGTTCCTCAGCCTGTACGGACCTTTCGATCGGCTCTACTGCTTCAACAGCCTTAACCGCGTGAAAGACCAGCTCACGGCATGGAGAAACATGGCCAAGCTACTGAAGCCTGGTGGAGAGTGTCTTCTGTTTTATGGCGCTTGGTACGTTACACCTGAGATTTGGAGGGCATTGGCCAAAAAGGAACGCTGGAGCAGGTTTGTGGAG CTGTGGGAAGGCCTCATTCCACTTTCACAGGACATGGGGAGCACTGACGACAGGCTGAATTACGTCCGATCACTGGCAAAGGACGCTGGACTAGAATTGAGGAGCTGCGAGATGGCTCACATCTATCTCCCCATGCAGCAATGGTCCG GAATGCTGACTGCATTGATACCAGGAAACAAGACGCTGACGGCTGAAGAAAGACAGGTTTTGATCCAAGACGCTAACGAAGAGTTGCAGAACTGGCTACGAGGACGGAAAAACCCGCTCTTGGCTGACAACTATGTAATCCACGGGATAAAGCCGATGACACAGTAG